The Naumovozyma dairenensis CBS 421 chromosome 8, complete genome genomic sequence GAAAAAATAAGCAAAGAACATCATGTTGGATAAGAGTTTTCCCTAGGCCCTTTCTTCATTAAGCTGTATCATCTGGCCATTCTAAACATGAATCAATGATCAAAATCACACCATTTTCACtggtaataattctttctaCAGGGTGATAGATATTATCTCTTGTTGAAGCGATACAAAAATCGTTTTCCAAAGAACCCActtcatttcttttcaaaaggATTTCATTCCCGTTGAcacttttcaataatactTCACCTTTCTTTGGGGTTTCCAATATATTTGATCTATTATCGTCATAAGCGACGATATGAGATCTTACAAATTGGGAAATATTCTCATCTATTGCCAAATCAATATCCAGTTCTGAAGctttttcatcttccaaTTTAGAGATATCTCTTGGAAATTGCCATGGTTTCAAAGATAGATTAACGATAGCGTTATTTGTTGGTGCGATTATGATAAGATCTTGATTAGAATCTGATAATTTGGTATATGTTTCAGGATCGTTCCTTATATAACTTGCAAACAATTCAATCTCCTTAAACAATGGTAGTTTAGAATCTAACGCAACGATATGGAATTCGCTGGTTTCTCTACCGGTAT encodes the following:
- the NDAI0H00870 gene encoding uncharacterized protein (similar to Saccharomyces cerevisiae YDR262W; ancestral locus Anc_5.623); translation: MSKQIKAYLDISNPYYPFRYFILQQIILLTKILSVYCTSDKVKMFKGTAFISFLFCITTISLLSITQVSSKNVVNLETFKDSNGKLHKRLLPGNNILENTNLNEGNPTLSKRSLNKKPFNLNDIFSPTSSHQDTGRETSEFHIVALDSKLPLFKEIELFASYIRNDPETYTKLSDSNQDLIIIAPTNNAIVNLSLKPWQFPRDISKLEDEKASELDIDLAIDENISQFVRSHIVAYDDNRSNILETPKKGEVLLKSVNGNEILLKRNEVGSLENDFCIASTRDNIYHPVERIITSENGVILIIDSCLEWPDDTA